In one Pseudomonas sp. MM211 genomic region, the following are encoded:
- a CDS encoding NAD(P)/FAD-dependent oxidoreductase, which yields MLRITELKLPLDHADDALRPALVERLAIEDSELLEFSVFKRSYDARKKSGDMPFIYTIDFSVRDEAALLARLSNDRNLGIAPDVRYKPLSIPAEQQPQQRPLVIGFGPCGIFAALLLAQMGLKPIVLERGKEVRQRTKDTWGLWRKKILDPESNVQFGEGGAGTFSDGKLYSQIKDPNHYGRKVLEEFVKAGAPEEILYVSKPHIGTFRLTGVVASMREEIKALGGEVRFQQRVSDVLIEDGQLVGVELENGEQVHSRHVILALGHSSRDTFRALHKRGVFMEAKPFSVGFRIEHPQSLIDRARLGKYAGHPKLGAADYKLVHHAKNGRSVYSFCMCPGGTVVAATSEAHRVVTNGMSQYSRNERNANAGIVVGITPEQDYPGGPLAGIELQERLESHAYVLGGSNYEAPGQLVGDFIAGKPSEALGSVEPSYKPGIKLGDLAAALPDFAIEAIREALPAFGKQIRGFDLHDAVLTGIETRTSSPLRITRGEDLQSLNVRGLFPAGEGAGYAGGILSAGVDGIRVAEGVARALLAD from the coding sequence ATGCTGCGCATCACCGAACTGAAACTGCCCCTCGACCATGCGGACGACGCATTGCGCCCTGCCCTGGTCGAGCGCCTGGCTATCGAAGACAGCGAATTGCTCGAGTTCAGCGTGTTCAAGCGCAGCTACGATGCCCGCAAGAAGTCCGGCGACATGCCGTTCATCTACACCATCGACTTCAGCGTGCGCGACGAAGCGGCGCTGCTGGCGCGCCTGAGCAACGACCGCAATCTCGGCATCGCCCCGGATGTGCGTTACAAGCCCCTGAGCATTCCTGCAGAACAGCAGCCGCAACAGCGCCCGCTGGTGATCGGCTTCGGCCCTTGCGGCATCTTCGCGGCCCTGCTGCTGGCACAGATGGGCCTCAAGCCGATCGTCCTCGAACGTGGCAAGGAAGTGCGTCAGCGCACCAAGGACACCTGGGGCCTGTGGCGCAAGAAGATCCTCGACCCGGAGTCCAACGTCCAATTCGGCGAAGGCGGCGCGGGGACGTTTTCCGATGGCAAGCTGTACAGCCAGATCAAGGACCCGAACCACTACGGCCGCAAGGTGCTCGAGGAATTCGTCAAGGCCGGTGCACCGGAGGAGATCCTCTATGTCAGCAAGCCGCATATCGGTACCTTCCGCCTGACTGGCGTGGTCGCCAGCATGCGTGAAGAGATCAAGGCCCTGGGCGGCGAAGTACGCTTCCAGCAACGTGTCAGTGATGTGCTGATCGAAGACGGCCAACTGGTCGGCGTGGAACTGGAGAACGGCGAGCAAGTGCATAGTCGCCACGTCATCCTGGCACTCGGCCACAGCTCACGGGACACCTTTCGCGCGCTGCACAAGCGCGGCGTGTTCATGGAAGCCAAGCCCTTCTCGGTGGGCTTTCGCATCGAACACCCGCAGTCGCTGATCGACCGCGCTCGCCTCGGCAAATACGCCGGCCACCCGAAGCTGGGCGCCGCCGACTACAAGCTGGTGCACCACGCCAAGAATGGCCGCTCGGTGTACAGCTTCTGCATGTGCCCGGGCGGCACCGTGGTCGCCGCCACCAGCGAGGCGCATCGCGTGGTAACCAATGGCATGAGCCAGTATTCGCGCAACGAGCGTAATGCCAACGCCGGCATCGTAGTCGGCATCACCCCGGAGCAGGATTACCCAGGTGGCCCGCTGGCAGGTATCGAGCTGCAGGAGCGTCTGGAATCCCATGCCTACGTGCTGGGCGGCAGCAATTACGAAGCACCGGGTCAGCTGGTGGGCGACTTTATCGCTGGCAAGCCGAGCGAAGCCCTGGGCAGCGTCGAGCCGTCCTACAAGCCGGGGATCAAGCTGGGTGATTTGGCAGCGGCCCTGCCGGATTTCGCTATCGAGGCGATCCGCGAGGCACTGCCGGCCTTCGGCAAGCAGATCAGGGGCTTCGACCTGCACGATGCGGTGCTTACCGGCATCGAAACCCGCACCTCGTCACCGCTGCGCATCACTCGCGGTGAAGACCTGCAGAGCCTCAACGTGCGTGGCCTGTTCCCGGCAGGCGAAGGGGCCGGTTACGCGGGCGGCATCCTCTCCGCCGGTGTCGATGGCATCCGCGTTGCCGAAGGCGTGGCACGAGCGCTACTGGCCGACTAG
- a CDS encoding Na+/H+ antiporter subunit E: MSRSRWLPHPMLSVLLTIIWLLMVNAPSFGHLLLGAFLGWGIAFLCQGFMLDVPRLRRPLLLCRYLLMVLWDIVIANLHVARLVLGPTRKLRPAFVEVPMAIENEFMLSVLACILSLTPGTVSSGLSNDHKTLLLHGLDVPDEQELVAELKSRYEAPLMEIFECSRT; the protein is encoded by the coding sequence ATGAGCCGATCCCGATGGTTACCCCATCCCATGCTGAGCGTGCTGCTGACGATCATCTGGTTGTTGATGGTCAATGCACCCAGCTTTGGCCACTTGCTGCTGGGCGCCTTTCTTGGCTGGGGCATCGCTTTTCTGTGCCAAGGCTTCATGCTCGACGTGCCGCGCTTGCGCCGCCCGCTGCTGCTGTGCCGCTACCTGCTGATGGTGCTCTGGGACATCGTGATCGCCAACCTGCACGTCGCGCGGCTGGTGCTGGGCCCAACGCGCAAGTTGCGTCCGGCATTCGTCGAGGTGCCGATGGCCATCGAAAACGAATTCATGCTGTCGGTGCTTGCCTGCATCCTGTCGCTGACGCCGGGAACCGTTTCCTCGGGCCTGAGCAACGATCACAAGACCCTGCTGCTGCATGGTCTGGATGTACCCGATGAGCAGGAGCTGGTTGCCGAGCTCAAGTCGCGCTACGAAGCCCCGCTGATGGAGATTTTCGAATGCTCGCGTACGTAA
- a CDS encoding universal stress protein, translating to MSEQPWGDGAPVSVLLATDLSVRCDRALDRAAQLASEWQAMLVGVNVLEAAHAPDLVLGWAGARDDASLARFAEQQLQDDLSGLDVPVRLRVERGEPVQAIAKAARETGSALVVTGVASNELWGRLLLGSTLESLTRQLPQPLLVVRQRPRGRYERILVATDFSESSRHALHVAARYFPDRELVLYHATEAPMSDRLERVIDGQTRQHIEEGDYAAFLAASDLPEEVRKRTRIVIEQGSLGASLSHYVREHAVDLVVMGTHGRSGLMNVLLGSAASELLQWVPCDTLIVREPRAGE from the coding sequence ATGAGCGAGCAACCCTGGGGCGACGGAGCACCTGTCAGCGTTCTGCTGGCCACTGATCTGAGTGTGCGCTGCGACCGCGCGCTGGATCGCGCTGCGCAGTTGGCCAGTGAGTGGCAGGCCATGTTGGTCGGTGTCAACGTGCTGGAGGCAGCTCACGCGCCGGATCTGGTGCTCGGTTGGGCCGGCGCACGGGATGATGCCAGTCTGGCGCGCTTCGCCGAGCAGCAACTGCAAGATGATCTCTCCGGCCTCGACGTGCCTGTACGGCTGCGTGTCGAGCGCGGCGAACCCGTGCAGGCCATTGCCAAGGCCGCGCGGGAAACCGGTAGTGCTCTGGTGGTGACCGGCGTTGCCAGCAACGAACTGTGGGGCCGGCTGCTGCTCGGCTCTACGCTCGAGTCGCTGACCCGGCAACTGCCACAGCCCTTGTTGGTGGTTCGCCAGCGACCGCGCGGGCGCTATGAGCGCATTCTGGTTGCCACCGACTTTTCCGAATCGTCGCGCCATGCACTGCATGTCGCGGCCCGCTATTTCCCGGATCGCGAGCTGGTGCTCTATCACGCCACCGAAGCGCCGATGTCCGATCGTCTGGAGCGGGTGATCGACGGGCAGACGCGCCAGCATATCGAGGAGGGCGATTACGCCGCCTTTCTTGCCGCCAGCGATCTGCCGGAGGAGGTGCGCAAGCGTACCCGCATCGTCATCGAACAGGGCTCGCTGGGAGCATCACTGAGCCACTACGTGCGTGAGCATGCCGTGGATCTGGTGGTGATGGGCACCCACGGCCGCAGCGGGCTGATGAACGTGTTGTTGGGCAGTGCGGCCAGCGAGCTGTTGCAGTGGGTGCCGTGTGACACCCTGATTGTGCGCGAGCCTCGGGCCGGCGAGTAG
- a CDS encoding monovalent cation/H+ antiporter subunit D, whose protein sequence is MNHALILPILIPLFTGSLLLIRSQLSLTAKRWISLLATWALVPLSAYLVLQADSGALQIYALGNWQPPFGIVLLLDRLAAMMLLVTAVLASFAMLYAVRGDDERGPNFHALMQFQLLGINGAFLTGDLFNLFVFFEILLIASYSLLVYGGGPKRIKAGMHYVVLNLVASSFFLIGVGMLYGLLGTLNIADLALKVSEADADRQPLLAAAGYLLLIVFGLKGAILPLYFWLPNAYAAATAPVAALFAIMTKVGLYAVIRVFTLVFGSEAGGLAHLIDYLLWPLATLTLLAGVVGALAARSLGRLIGYLVIVSVGTLLAGVAMGTVQSIGAALYYLIHSTWVCGGLFLLADLLARQRGEIGLRLRKGPQLLQPKLLGGLFFIGAISVAGLPPFSGFLGKLMLLRSVETGMQTLVLWPVVLVGGLGMVIALVRAGSTLFWRCTGETAPAAEFDRIRALAAIGLLAGGPLLVIAAQPIHEYVLAVAQQLLDVDSYLQIVRGGDA, encoded by the coding sequence ATGAATCATGCGTTGATCCTGCCCATCCTCATCCCGCTGTTCACCGGTAGCCTGCTGCTGATTCGCTCGCAGCTATCGCTGACGGCCAAGCGCTGGATTTCCCTGCTGGCCACCTGGGCATTGGTGCCACTGAGCGCCTACTTGGTACTGCAGGCTGACTCCGGTGCATTGCAGATCTATGCCTTGGGTAACTGGCAGCCGCCATTCGGCATCGTGCTGCTGCTCGATCGGCTGGCGGCAATGATGCTGCTGGTCACCGCCGTGTTGGCCAGCTTCGCCATGCTCTATGCCGTGCGCGGCGACGACGAGCGCGGGCCGAACTTCCATGCCCTGATGCAGTTCCAGCTGCTCGGTATCAATGGCGCGTTTCTCACCGGCGATCTGTTCAACCTGTTCGTGTTCTTCGAGATCCTGCTGATCGCGTCTTACTCGCTGCTGGTTTATGGCGGTGGCCCGAAGCGCATCAAGGCGGGCATGCACTACGTGGTGCTCAACCTGGTGGCCTCGTCGTTCTTCCTGATCGGCGTGGGCATGCTCTATGGCCTGCTCGGTACGCTGAACATCGCCGACCTGGCACTGAAGGTGTCCGAGGCCGATGCCGACCGACAGCCGCTGCTCGCTGCCGCTGGCTACCTGCTGTTGATCGTGTTCGGACTCAAAGGCGCCATCCTGCCGCTGTATTTCTGGTTGCCCAACGCCTACGCAGCCGCCACCGCGCCTGTTGCCGCGCTGTTTGCGATCATGACCAAGGTCGGGCTGTATGCGGTAATCCGCGTCTTCACTCTGGTGTTTGGCAGCGAGGCGGGCGGGCTTGCCCACCTTATCGACTACCTGTTGTGGCCGCTGGCAACCCTGACCTTGTTGGCAGGCGTTGTCGGCGCCCTGGCCGCACGCAGCCTGGGCCGATTGATCGGCTACCTGGTGATCGTGTCGGTCGGCACTTTGCTGGCGGGCGTCGCCATGGGCACGGTGCAGAGCATCGGTGCTGCGCTGTACTACCTGATACACAGCACCTGGGTGTGTGGCGGCTTGTTCCTGCTCGCCGACCTGCTGGCCCGCCAGCGCGGCGAGATCGGCTTGCGGCTACGCAAAGGGCCGCAGTTGCTGCAGCCGAAACTGCTCGGCGGGCTGTTCTTCATCGGTGCCATTTCCGTCGCCGGTCTGCCGCCTTTCTCCGGGTTCCTCGGTAAGCTGATGCTGTTGCGCTCGGTAGAAACCGGTATGCAGACCCTGGTGCTCTGGCCGGTCGTGCTAGTCGGTGGCTTGGGCATGGTGATCGCTCTGGTACGCGCAGGCAGCACGCTTTTCTGGCGCTGCACCGGCGAGACTGCACCGGCCGCCGAGTTCGACCGAATTCGCGCCCTGGCGGCTATCGGCCTTCTGGCCGGCGGGCCGTTGTTGGTAATCGCCGCACAGCCGATCCATGAGTACGTCCTGGCCGTCGCCCAGCAGTTGCTGGATGTCGATAGCTACCTGCAGATCGTCCGCGGAGGTGATGCATGA
- a CDS encoding GNAT family N-acetyltransferase, producing the protein MQWQTRAAIAADIEALCALIFEHGPNPWNHLPHAEVTAHLHGIAAGSTRALLAEGEGGLLGFVSYVLTTWFHEYQPLGRGDDEHAYICEAVTHRDMAGRGLGSALLRQVVTDIRSEGISDIYIDRHEENAASAGMMRKAGFVEITRYDDPERRPNGSRRTTLCRWQSA; encoded by the coding sequence ATGCAGTGGCAAACACGTGCGGCGATCGCCGCTGACATCGAAGCGCTCTGTGCGCTGATCTTCGAGCACGGCCCCAATCCCTGGAATCATCTACCGCACGCCGAGGTGACTGCCCATTTGCATGGCATCGCCGCTGGCAGCACGCGTGCCTTGCTGGCGGAAGGCGAGGGTGGACTGCTAGGGTTCGTCAGCTACGTGCTTACCACCTGGTTCCACGAGTATCAGCCCCTGGGCCGAGGCGATGACGAGCACGCTTATATCTGCGAGGCGGTGACCCACCGTGACATGGCAGGGCGCGGCCTGGGTTCGGCGTTACTGCGCCAGGTGGTGACGGATATCCGCAGCGAGGGCATCAGCGATATCTATATCGACCGCCATGAAGAGAACGCCGCTTCGGCGGGCATGATGCGCAAGGCCGGGTTCGTCGAGATCACCCGTTACGATGATCCCGAACGCCGGCCCAACGGCTCGCGGCGTACGACTTTGTGCCGTTGGCAGTCCGCCTAG
- a CDS encoding winged helix-turn-helix domain-containing protein: MEVSKTKTSFYRRLYVAWLIDSGAADSVPALMAATGMPRRTAQDTLSALEELDIDCQFQQQDGERNNAGHYVIRDWGAIDKRWIAANLQQIKAVLGYP; this comes from the coding sequence ATGGAAGTGAGCAAGACCAAGACCAGTTTCTACCGCCGTCTCTACGTCGCCTGGCTGATCGACAGTGGCGCCGCCGATAGCGTGCCAGCCCTGATGGCCGCCACCGGCATGCCACGGCGCACAGCCCAGGACACCCTGAGCGCGCTGGAGGAGCTGGATATCGACTGCCAGTTCCAGCAGCAGGACGGCGAGCGCAACAACGCCGGTCACTACGTGATCCGCGACTGGGGCGCCATCGACAAACGCTGGATCGCCGCCAACCTGCAGCAGATCAAGGCTGTCCTCGGCTATCCCTGA
- a CDS encoding bacteriohemerythrin encodes MAYLNWSDDLNTGIAVIDGQHRRIVDMINELYIAQQKGAREGVAQVIEELVDYTTSHFAFEEAMLEEAGYVFTKAHKRVHDIFIKRVDDYRTRFKQGEDVSDELRSLLGRWLFGHIRNDDQSYVAAVTENLRRLAADRSEEGWLSRAKRRFFRAA; translated from the coding sequence ATGGCCTATCTGAATTGGAGCGATGATCTGAACACCGGAATCGCAGTGATCGACGGCCAGCACCGGCGTATCGTCGACATGATCAATGAGCTGTACATCGCGCAGCAGAAGGGCGCCCGCGAGGGCGTAGCGCAGGTGATCGAGGAGCTGGTGGATTACACCACCTCGCACTTCGCCTTCGAGGAAGCGATGCTCGAGGAGGCCGGCTACGTCTTCACCAAGGCCCATAAGCGGGTGCACGACATTTTCATCAAGCGGGTCGACGACTACCGCACGCGATTCAAGCAGGGCGAAGATGTCTCCGATGAATTGCGCAGCCTGCTCGGTCGCTGGCTGTTCGGGCATATCCGCAACGACGACCAGAGCTATGTAGCAGCGGTCACCGAAAACCTGCGCCGCTTGGCCGCCGACAGGAGCGAAGAGGGCTGGTTGAGCCGCGCCAAACGCCGCTTCTTCCGCGCGGCGTAG
- a CDS encoding SLC13 family permease, whose product MTLDLFMVLGLLFSAVVLFVINKPRMDVVALMIIVALPITGVLSIQETLAGFSDPSVILIAALFVIGEGLVRTGIAYRLGDWLVARAGSSETRLLVLLMVAVAGLGSVMSSTGVVAIFIPVVLGVAARLKIAPGRLMMPLAFAGLISGMLTLVATPPNMVVHSELLRAGLPGFDFFSFTPIGLTVLVLGVLYMLATRRWLQRDVDGDASAAPRLTLGDLANSYRLHERERRLRVRADSPLANQALDELHLRSQYGINVIAVERQRQFRNLLLMATGNTQLQPNDVLLVDLASPAIALLGAYQELGLEALPLRNSYYSVHSHELGLAEVALPPESQLPGKSIQELGLRSRYKLNVVGLRRQGQALEGLLVDEKLTHADTLLVAGSWKRIHHLQSLNRDFLVLSLPAEVDEVAPAARQAPYALLSLAVMVGLMISGLVPNVMAALIGCLLMGAFRCVDMPSAYRSIHWPSLILIVGMLPFALALQKTGGIDLAVNGLVGALGEAGPRVILASLFAVTALIGLFISNTATAVLMAPVAIATAQALGASPVPFAMTVALAASAAFMTPISSPVNTLVLGPGQYRFGDFVRLGVPFTILVMIVSVVMVPWIFPL is encoded by the coding sequence ATGACCCTCGACCTATTCATGGTGCTCGGCCTGCTGTTCAGCGCAGTGGTGCTGTTCGTCATCAACAAACCGCGCATGGACGTGGTCGCACTGATGATCATCGTCGCCCTGCCGATCACGGGCGTGCTCAGCATTCAGGAAACCCTGGCCGGCTTTAGCGACCCCAGCGTGATCCTGATTGCCGCGCTGTTCGTGATCGGTGAGGGCCTGGTGCGTACCGGAATCGCCTACCGCCTCGGCGACTGGCTGGTGGCCAGGGCCGGCAGCAGCGAAACCCGTCTGCTGGTATTACTGATGGTGGCAGTAGCCGGGCTCGGTTCGGTGATGAGTTCGACCGGTGTGGTGGCGATCTTCATCCCGGTGGTGCTCGGTGTGGCGGCGCGGCTGAAGATCGCCCCGGGCCGGCTGATGATGCCGCTGGCGTTCGCCGGTTTGATCAGCGGCATGCTGACCCTGGTGGCCACGCCGCCGAACATGGTGGTGCATAGCGAACTGCTGCGCGCGGGTCTGCCGGGCTTCGACTTCTTCAGCTTCACGCCCATCGGGCTGACCGTGCTGGTGCTTGGCGTGCTCTACATGCTCGCCACACGTCGCTGGCTGCAACGTGACGTCGATGGCGACGCATCGGCAGCGCCGCGCCTGACCCTTGGCGATCTGGCCAACAGCTACCGCCTCCACGAGCGCGAACGGCGCCTGCGTGTACGCGCCGACTCACCACTTGCCAACCAGGCGCTGGACGAGCTGCATCTGCGCTCGCAGTACGGCATCAACGTGATCGCCGTGGAGCGTCAGCGGCAGTTCCGCAACCTGCTGCTGATGGCCACCGGTAATACTCAACTGCAGCCCAACGACGTGCTGCTGGTCGACCTGGCCAGCCCGGCCATCGCCTTGCTTGGCGCCTATCAGGAGTTGGGCCTGGAAGCGTTGCCGCTGCGCAATTCCTACTACAGCGTGCACTCCCACGAGTTGGGGCTGGCCGAAGTGGCGTTGCCGCCGGAATCGCAGCTGCCGGGCAAGAGCATTCAGGAGCTCGGTCTGCGCAGCCGCTACAAGCTCAACGTGGTTGGCCTGCGCCGTCAGGGCCAGGCGCTCGAAGGCCTGTTGGTGGACGAGAAGCTGACCCACGCCGACACCCTGCTGGTGGCCGGCAGCTGGAAGCGGATCCATCACCTGCAAAGCCTCAATCGCGACTTTCTGGTACTCAGCCTGCCCGCCGAGGTCGATGAAGTGGCCCCCGCCGCGCGCCAGGCGCCCTATGCCCTGCTGAGCCTGGCGGTGATGGTCGGCCTGATGATCAGCGGCCTGGTGCCCAACGTCATGGCCGCACTGATCGGCTGCCTGCTGATGGGCGCCTTCCGCTGCGTCGACATGCCCAGCGCCTACCGGTCGATCCACTGGCCGAGCCTGATCCTTATCGTCGGCATGCTGCCCTTCGCCCTGGCCCTGCAGAAAACCGGAGGAATCGACCTGGCGGTCAACGGCCTGGTCGGGGCGCTTGGCGAAGCCGGGCCGCGCGTAATTCTCGCCAGCCTGTTCGCCGTCACCGCCCTGATCGGCCTGTTCATCTCCAATACCGCGACGGCAGTACTGATGGCCCCGGTGGCGATCGCCACGGCCCAGGCGCTGGGTGCCTCACCCGTACCCTTCGCCATGACCGTCGCCCTGGCAGCCTCGGCCGCCTTCATGACGCCGATCTCGTCGCCAGTGAATACCCTGGTGCTAGGGCCTGGTCAGTACCGTTTCGGAGATTTCGTGCGCCTCGGCGTGCCGTTCACCATCCTGGTGATGATCGTCAGCGTGGTAATGGTGCCGTGGATATTCCCGCTCTAG
- a CDS encoding Na+/H+ antiporter subunit C: MEALFAMTLGVLAASGVYLLMRARIYPVVMGLTLISYAVNLFLFAMGRLGTGVPAVIGKSTEHGDPIPQALVLTAIVIGFAMTAFVVVLSLRALGELRTDHVDGEEPR; encoded by the coding sequence ATGGAAGCGCTATTCGCCATGACTCTGGGCGTGCTGGCCGCCAGCGGTGTGTACCTGCTGATGCGCGCACGCATTTACCCGGTGGTCATGGGGCTCACCCTGATCTCTTACGCGGTCAACCTGTTCCTGTTCGCCATGGGCCGTCTCGGTACCGGCGTGCCGGCGGTGATCGGCAAGAGTACCGAGCACGGCGACCCGATTCCCCAGGCGCTGGTGCTCACCGCCATCGTCATCGGCTTCGCCATGACGGCATTCGTCGTGGTGCTATCGCTGCGTGCGCTGGGCGAGCTGCGTACCGACCATGTCGATGGTGAGGAGCCGCGCTGA
- a CDS encoding DUF998 domain-containing protein, whose translation MQSHRTHRTLTLGYLAGLITPLWLALGVALAGALYPGYSHFDQAMSLLGAEGAPTQFISPLINNFPLGALFMLFGVAVLLSFDNHWARFSGLLIILHGLGSFGTGYFACDAGCAPQSPSTSQNLHNLAGLVMALSLLLASALWVYLGRRLLGSRRFSWFSLLCTLLALGTLPLMAEAVQSGQGFGFYQRINYGVSLLWLAALALMLMLMRRARG comes from the coding sequence ATGCAGTCGCACAGGACGCACAGAACGCTCACCCTCGGTTATTTGGCTGGTCTCATCACGCCTCTCTGGCTGGCGCTCGGCGTAGCTCTGGCTGGAGCGCTTTACCCCGGTTACAGCCACTTCGATCAGGCCATGAGCCTGCTCGGCGCCGAGGGTGCACCGACTCAATTCATATCGCCGTTGATCAACAACTTCCCGTTGGGTGCGCTGTTCATGCTGTTCGGTGTCGCCGTGCTGCTGAGCTTTGACAACCATTGGGCGCGGTTCAGCGGCCTGCTGATCATCCTCCATGGTCTGGGTAGCTTCGGCACTGGCTACTTCGCCTGTGACGCAGGTTGTGCACCGCAAAGCCCATCGACCAGCCAGAACCTGCATAACCTGGCGGGGCTGGTGATGGCGCTCAGCCTGCTGCTCGCCAGTGCGCTTTGGGTGTATCTGGGCCGCCGTCTGCTCGGCTCCCGGCGGTTTTCCTGGTTCTCTCTGCTGTGCACGTTACTGGCGCTCGGCACCTTGCCGTTGATGGCGGAGGCTGTGCAAAGCGGACAGGGTTTTGGTTTCTATCAACGCATCAATTACGGAGTGTCGCTGCTGTGGCTGGCCGCGCTGGCGTTGATGTTGATGTTGATGCGCCGTGCGCGGGGATAG
- a CDS encoding K+/H+ antiporter subunit F, with amino-acid sequence MLAYVIPFCMTLMGVAVTLNVIRLVRGPDMPDRVLALDTLYINALALIVVFGIWLKSDLFFEAALLIAVMGFVGTVAVGKHLLHGEIID; translated from the coding sequence ATGCTCGCGTACGTAATTCCCTTTTGCATGACGCTGATGGGCGTCGCCGTGACGCTCAACGTGATCCGCCTGGTGCGCGGCCCGGATATGCCGGATCGGGTGCTGGCCCTGGATACGCTGTACATCAATGCCCTGGCGTTGATCGTGGTGTTTGGTATCTGGCTGAAGTCGGATCTGTTTTTCGAGGCGGCGCTGCTGATCGCCGTCATGGGTTTCGTCGGTACCGTTGCGGTGGGCAAGCACCTGCTTCACGGCGAGATCATCGACTGA
- a CDS encoding Na+/H+ antiporter subunit G has product MPFWIEALVAFFLLVGCSFALIGAIGLYRLPDFFTRLHGPTKATTLGVGSMVVASMIFFGNHEEGLSFHELLIVMFLFITAPVSAHMLAKAAMQQKVKLVRRTRGRPWES; this is encoded by the coding sequence ATGCCATTCTGGATCGAAGCATTGGTGGCGTTTTTTCTGCTGGTCGGCTGCTCGTTTGCGCTGATCGGCGCCATTGGCCTGTACCGCCTGCCGGACTTCTTCACCCGCCTGCACGGCCCCACCAAAGCCACCACGCTGGGAGTCGGCAGCATGGTGGTGGCGTCGATGATCTTCTTCGGTAATCACGAGGAAGGCCTGAGTTTCCATGAACTGCTGATCGTCATGTTTCTGTTCATCACCGCTCCGGTCAGCGCGCACATGCTCGCCAAGGCGGCGATGCAGCAGAAGGTCAAGCTGGTGCGTCGCACCCGCGGGCGGCCCTGGGAGTCCTGA
- the rlmF gene encoding 23S rRNA (adenine(1618)-N(6))-methyltransferase RlmF — protein sequence MSAKRPPKPSAPSADKGQLHPRNRHQGRYDFPALIKTSPELAAFVIINPYGKESIDFANPAAVKVFNRALLRQFYGIAHWDIPADYLCPPIPGRADYLHYLADLLASDNAGEIPRGAAVRALDIGVGANCIYPLLGNREYGWHFLGGDIAPQAIASAKAIVQSNPGLSEQIELRLQPDADRVLSGLLAPEERFELTLCNPPFHASADEATSGSKRKWRNLGKLDPKRKLPVLNFGGQAAELWCPGGEAAFVARLIRESTDHREQVLWFSTLISKSANLPGVYATLKKVGALETRTVEMSQGQKQSRFVAWTFHDAEQRRRWLQQR from the coding sequence ATGTCTGCCAAACGCCCACCGAAACCATCCGCCCCGTCAGCCGATAAAGGTCAGTTGCATCCTCGCAACCGCCATCAGGGGCGTTATGACTTTCCGGCGCTGATCAAGACCAGCCCGGAACTGGCGGCGTTCGTGATCATCAATCCGTACGGCAAGGAGAGCATCGATTTCGCCAACCCGGCGGCGGTCAAGGTGTTCAACCGTGCCCTGCTCCGGCAGTTCTACGGCATCGCGCACTGGGACATCCCGGCGGACTACCTGTGCCCGCCCATTCCCGGGCGCGCGGATTATTTGCATTACCTGGCCGATTTGCTGGCCAGCGACAATGCCGGCGAGATCCCCAGAGGCGCGGCGGTGCGGGCGCTGGATATCGGCGTGGGCGCCAACTGCATCTACCCGCTGCTCGGCAACCGCGAGTACGGCTGGCATTTTCTGGGGGGCGACATCGCGCCTCAGGCAATCGCCTCGGCGAAAGCCATCGTGCAGTCGAATCCCGGCCTGAGCGAACAGATCGAATTGCGCCTGCAGCCCGATGCCGATCGTGTGTTGAGTGGTTTGCTGGCCCCTGAAGAGCGCTTCGAACTGACCCTGTGCAACCCGCCCTTCCATGCCTCGGCAGACGAAGCCACCAGTGGCAGCAAGCGCAAATGGCGCAACCTCGGCAAGCTCGACCCCAAGCGCAAGCTGCCGGTGCTGAACTTCGGTGGCCAGGCTGCCGAACTGTGGTGCCCCGGCGGCGAGGCAGCGTTCGTCGCCCGGCTGATTCGCGAAAGCACGGATCACCGCGAGCAGGTATTGTGGTTCAGCACACTGATTTCCAAATCCGCCAACCTGCCCGGTGTGTACGCCACGCTGAAGAAAGTCGGCGCCCTGGAAACGCGCACCGTGGAAATGAGCCAGGGCCAGAAGCAGAGCCGCTTCGTGGCCTGGACGTTCCACGATGCCGAGCAGCGTCGGCGCTGGCTGCAACAGCGCTAG